Proteins from a genomic interval of Panthera uncia isolate 11264 chromosome C1 unlocalized genomic scaffold, Puncia_PCG_1.0 HiC_scaffold_4, whole genome shotgun sequence:
- the RAB42 gene encoding ras-related protein Rab-42 produces MEAPDCHYQFRIALLGDAAVGKTSLLRRYVAGAPGAPEPKPEPEPKWAPTVGVEFYSRKLQLSAGPRVKLQLWDTAGHERFRCITRSFYRNVVGVLLVFDVTNRKSFEHICDWHQEVMATQGPNKVIFLLVGHKSDLQSTRVVSAQEAEELAASLGMAFMETSAKKNCNVDLAFNTLADAIQQALEQGDIKLEEDWGGVRLIHKAQVPRSPHRKQPPGPCQC; encoded by the exons ATGGAGGCACCGGACTGCCACTACCAGTTTCGGATCGCGCTGCTGGGGGACGCGGCCGTGGGCAAGACGTCGCTGCTGCGGCGCTACGTGGCGGGAGCGCCCGGGGCCCCGGAGCCCAAGCCCGAGCCCGAGCCCAAGTGGGCGCCCACAGTGGGCGTCGAGTTCTACAGCCGCAAGCTGCAGCTGTCCGCCGGGCCACGCGTCAAGCTGCAGCTTTGGGACACCGCGGGCCACGAACGCTTCAG GTGCATCACCAGGTCCTTTTACCGGAATGTGGTAGGTGTTCTACTGGTCTTTGATGTGACAAACAGGAAGTCCTTTGAACATATCTGCGACTGGCACCAGGAGGTCATGGCCACTCAGGGCCCAAACAAGGTGATCTTCTTACTGGTTGGCCACAAGAGTGATCTGCAGAGCACCCGTGTTGTCTCAGCCCAGGAGGCAGAGGAGCTGGCTGCCTCCCTGGGCATGGCCTTCATGGAGACCTCGGCCAAAAAGAACTGCAATGTGGACCTGGCCTTCAACACCCTTGCTGACGCCATCCAGCAGGCTCTGGAGCAGGGGGACATCAAGCTGGAAGAGGACTGGGGGGGTGTCCGGCTCATCCACAAGGCCCAAGTCCCCAGGTCCCCCCACAGGAAGCAGCCCCCAGGCCCATGTCAGTGTTGA